Proteins encoded in a region of the Zea mays cultivar B73 chromosome 2, Zm-B73-REFERENCE-NAM-5.0, whole genome shotgun sequence genome:
- the LOC103646270 gene encoding zinc finger protein CONSTANS-LIKE 3 isoform X2, which translates to MEGDEKSAGGAPAYWGLGARPCDACGAEAARLYCRADAAFLCAGCDARAHGAGSRHARVWLCEVCEHAPAAVTCRADAAALCASCDADIHSANPLARRHERLHVAPFFGALADAPKPFASAAPPKATDDDGSNEDEAASWLLPEPDHGQKEGATTEVFFADSDPYLDLDFARSMDEIKTIGVQQSGSPELDLAGTKLFYSDHSVNHSVSSSEAAVVPDAASGMAPMVAVVSRGLEREARLMRYREKRKSRRFEKTIRYASRKAYAETRPRIKGRFAKRTPGAGEDTLEEHEEMYSSAAAAVAALMAPGGADADYGVVPTY; encoded by the exons ATGGAGGGTGACGAGAAGTCGGCGGGCGGGGCCCCTGCTTACTGGGGCCTGGGCGCGCGGCCCTGCGACGCGTGCGGCGCCGAGGCGGCGCGCCTCTACTGCCGCGCGGACGCGGCGTTCCTGTGCGCCGGGTGCGACGCGCGGGCGCACGGCGCCGGGTCGCGCCACGCGCGGGTCTGGCTCTGCGAGGTCTGCGAGCACGCGCCGGCGGCGGTCACGTGCCGCGCGGACGCTGCCGCGCTCTGCGCCTCCTGCGACGCCGACATCCACTCGGCGAACCCGCTCGCGCGCCGCCACGAGCGCCTCCACGTGGCGCCCTTCTTCGGCGCGCTGGCCGACGCGCCCAAGCCCTTCGCCTCGGCGGCGCCGCCCAAAGCAACCGACGACGACGGGAGCAACGAGGACGAGGCGGCGTCGTGGCTCCTCCCCGAGCCCGACCACGGGCAGAAAGAAGGCGCCACGacggaggtgttcttcgcggactCTGACCCGtacctcgacctcgacttcgCGCGTTCCATGGACGAAATCAAGACCATCGGCGTCCAGCAGAGCGGGTCACCAGAGCTCGACCTCGCCGGCACCAAGCTCTTCTACTCCGATCACTCCGTGAACCACAGT GTGTCATCGTCGGAGGCAGCGGTTGTGCCCGACGCGGCGTCTGGCATGGCGCCCATGGTGGCAGTGGTCAGCAGGGGCCTGGAGCGAGAGGCGCGGCTGATGCGGTACCGGGAGAAGCGCAAGAGCAGGCGGTTCGAGAAGACGATCCGGTACGCGTCCCGCAAGGCGTACGCGGAGACGCGGCCGCGCATCAAGGGCCGGTTCGCCAAGCGCACGCCCGGGGCTGGGGAGGACACGCTGGAGGAGCACGAGGAGATGTACTCCTCCGCCGCTGCCGCCGTGGCTGCGCTCATGGCCCCCGGCGGAGCCGATGCGGACTACGGCGTCGTGCCCACATATTGA
- the LOC103646270 gene encoding zinc finger protein CONSTANS-LIKE 3 isoform X1, whose protein sequence is MEGDEKSAGGAPAYWGLGARPCDACGAEAARLYCRADAAFLCAGCDARAHGAGSRHARVWLCEVCEHAPAAVTCRADAAALCASCDADIHSANPLARRHERLHVAPFFGALADAPKPFASAAPPKATDDDGSNEDEAASWLLPEPDHGQKEGATTEVFFADSDPYLDLDFARSMDEIKTIGVQQSGSPELDLAGTKLFYSDHSVNHSTRIRLQVSSSEAAVVPDAASGMAPMVAVVSRGLEREARLMRYREKRKSRRFEKTIRYASRKAYAETRPRIKGRFAKRTPGAGEDTLEEHEEMYSSAAAAVAALMAPGGADADYGVVPTY, encoded by the exons ATGGAGGGTGACGAGAAGTCGGCGGGCGGGGCCCCTGCTTACTGGGGCCTGGGCGCGCGGCCCTGCGACGCGTGCGGCGCCGAGGCGGCGCGCCTCTACTGCCGCGCGGACGCGGCGTTCCTGTGCGCCGGGTGCGACGCGCGGGCGCACGGCGCCGGGTCGCGCCACGCGCGGGTCTGGCTCTGCGAGGTCTGCGAGCACGCGCCGGCGGCGGTCACGTGCCGCGCGGACGCTGCCGCGCTCTGCGCCTCCTGCGACGCCGACATCCACTCGGCGAACCCGCTCGCGCGCCGCCACGAGCGCCTCCACGTGGCGCCCTTCTTCGGCGCGCTGGCCGACGCGCCCAAGCCCTTCGCCTCGGCGGCGCCGCCCAAAGCAACCGACGACGACGGGAGCAACGAGGACGAGGCGGCGTCGTGGCTCCTCCCCGAGCCCGACCACGGGCAGAAAGAAGGCGCCACGacggaggtgttcttcgcggactCTGACCCGtacctcgacctcgacttcgCGCGTTCCATGGACGAAATCAAGACCATCGGCGTCCAGCAGAGCGGGTCACCAGAGCTCGACCTCGCCGGCACCAAGCTCTTCTACTCCGATCACTCCGTGAACCACAGT ACACGGATACGATTGCAGGTGTCATCGTCGGAGGCAGCGGTTGTGCCCGACGCGGCGTCTGGCATGGCGCCCATGGTGGCAGTGGTCAGCAGGGGCCTGGAGCGAGAGGCGCGGCTGATGCGGTACCGGGAGAAGCGCAAGAGCAGGCGGTTCGAGAAGACGATCCGGTACGCGTCCCGCAAGGCGTACGCGGAGACGCGGCCGCGCATCAAGGGCCGGTTCGCCAAGCGCACGCCCGGGGCTGGGGAGGACACGCTGGAGGAGCACGAGGAGATGTACTCCTCCGCCGCTGCCGCCGTGGCTGCGCTCATGGCCCCCGGCGGAGCCGATGCGGACTACGGCGTCGTGCCCACATATTGA